Proteins encoded in a region of the Saccharothrix ecbatanensis genome:
- a CDS encoding transglutaminase-like domain-containing protein, giving the protein MSVSGTAEPAEARRATEFLDYGSEEVRDFTEAAVAGVGSDPVDRAVALYYAVRDGIHYEIYGADMSRSGLRASSTVRSGSGLCLHKSVLYAAAVRSLDIPCRLVLANVRNHLSSERIRTLFGGDVVHHHCLVSVRLNGKWVRATPVFNRALCRLYRIAELDFDGTTDAVFHPYDLDGRRSMEFLVEHGVFDDLPYDRVIEDVRAAHPGLFAASDGGGRRLTAGSLVADASTPGTRSVP; this is encoded by the coding sequence ATGTCCGTGTCCGGTACGGCCGAGCCGGCCGAGGCCCGCCGAGCAACCGAGTTCCTCGACTACGGATCGGAGGAAGTGCGCGACTTCACCGAAGCCGCGGTCGCGGGTGTGGGTTCTGATCCGGTGGACCGCGCCGTCGCCTTGTACTACGCCGTGCGCGACGGCATCCACTACGAGATCTACGGCGCCGACATGTCCAGGTCCGGCCTTCGTGCCAGCAGCACGGTCCGCTCGGGCAGCGGGCTGTGCCTGCACAAGTCCGTGCTCTACGCGGCGGCCGTCCGGTCGCTCGACATCCCCTGCCGCCTGGTGCTCGCCAACGTCCGCAACCACCTGTCCTCCGAGCGCATCCGCACGCTGTTCGGCGGCGACGTCGTCCACCACCACTGCCTTGTATCGGTGCGCCTGAACGGCAAGTGGGTACGCGCGACCCCGGTGTTCAACCGGGCGCTGTGCCGTCTCTACCGCATCGCCGAACTGGACTTCGACGGCACGACCGACGCCGTCTTCCACCCGTACGACCTGGACGGTCGTCGGTCCATGGAGTTCCTCGTCGAACACGGGGTGTTCGACGACTTGCCCTACGACCGGGTGATCGAGGACGTGCGGGCGGCACACCCCGGTCTGTTCGCGGCCTCCGACGGCGGCGGTCGGCGGCTCACCGCGGGCTCCTTGGTCGCCGACGCCTCCACGCCGGGGACGAGGAGTGTTCCGTGA
- a CDS encoding UbiD family decarboxylase — protein MTAQPHDPALSLRAALQAARRDDPRHFRVSTRRLTDEEVGADFAAEFAGIPATSRSHSEDVVLYTDVNDGTMPVVLGLYGDADRVRGWLPGLPTVADRAAADALVAAARAPEFVRDQPACQAEVLVADGRVRGAVNGRGSGRLGADAVDLAALPVLRTTPRDAGRYLTMGMVCAHDPDRDGYAVSVHRMLVLDHNRLTLWTLPSRRLRELCAAAAGRGERLPVSINIGVPPAAMIASALNSRFLPAGVDKLDVAGALAGAPIALATAVSQPVTVLAESEIVLEGYLDGATADESVVGPPTTSLPEFLGYDGSARPDLPVVTVTAITTRRRPVYQATIGPGREQSVILGLAGALSLALSGGDDYRDLVRDAHFSAAGGGLLLLTMSVRKGSPRADQRLAPLARKVFADHPFVKLIVFTDEDIDISSAEDVLWAMTTRANLATDCLSFAGFPHMAMDPSQSLAWAAAKGTGGEIVRRVAIDATVPHRLRESVVRSFPVPVRAHR, from the coding sequence GTGACCGCACAACCCCACGATCCGGCGCTGTCCCTGCGAGCCGCGCTCCAAGCGGCACGCCGGGACGATCCGCGGCACTTCCGCGTCTCCACTCGGAGGCTCACCGACGAGGAGGTCGGTGCGGACTTCGCCGCCGAGTTCGCGGGCATCCCCGCGACATCGCGGTCCCACTCCGAGGATGTTGTGCTGTACACCGATGTCAACGACGGGACGATGCCCGTCGTGCTCGGTCTGTACGGCGACGCCGATCGGGTGCGCGGGTGGCTGCCCGGGCTGCCGACCGTCGCCGACCGCGCGGCTGCGGACGCCTTGGTGGCTGCCGCGCGCGCACCGGAGTTCGTCCGTGACCAACCGGCCTGCCAGGCCGAGGTGCTCGTCGCCGACGGCCGGGTCCGGGGAGCGGTCAACGGCCGCGGGTCCGGCCGGCTCGGCGCCGACGCCGTCGACCTGGCCGCGTTGCCCGTACTGCGGACGACCCCGCGCGACGCCGGTCGGTACCTGACCATGGGGATGGTGTGCGCGCACGACCCCGATCGCGACGGGTACGCCGTGTCGGTGCACCGGATGCTGGTGCTCGACCACAACCGGCTCACCCTCTGGACGTTGCCGAGCCGGCGGCTGCGCGAGTTGTGCGCGGCAGCGGCCGGCCGGGGCGAGCGACTACCCGTCTCGATCAACATCGGTGTCCCGCCGGCCGCGATGATCGCATCGGCGCTGAACAGCCGATTCCTCCCGGCCGGGGTGGACAAGCTCGACGTGGCCGGCGCGCTGGCCGGCGCGCCGATCGCGCTCGCCACCGCGGTCAGCCAGCCGGTCACCGTGCTGGCCGAGTCCGAGATCGTGCTGGAGGGCTACCTGGACGGCGCCACCGCGGACGAGAGCGTGGTCGGGCCGCCCACCACCTCGCTGCCGGAGTTCCTCGGCTACGACGGGTCCGCCCGACCTGACCTGCCCGTGGTCACGGTGACCGCGATAACCACCCGCCGGCGCCCGGTGTACCAGGCGACCATCGGTCCCGGTCGGGAGCAGTCGGTCATCCTCGGCCTCGCCGGCGCGCTGTCGCTGGCGCTGTCCGGTGGCGACGACTACCGCGACCTCGTTCGGGACGCGCACTTCTCCGCCGCGGGAGGCGGTCTGCTGCTGCTCACGATGTCCGTGCGCAAAGGGTCGCCGCGGGCCGACCAGCGCCTGGCCCCGCTGGCCAGGAAGGTCTTCGCGGACCACCCCTTCGTCAAGCTGATCGTCTTCACCGACGAGGACATCGACATCAGCTCGGCGGAGGACGTGCTGTGGGCGATGACCACGCGCGCGAACCTGGCGACCGACTGCCTGTCCTTCGCCGGGTTCCCGCACATGGCCATGGATCCCTCGCAGTCGCTGGCCTGGGCGGCGGCCAAGGGCACCGGAGGGGAGATCGTGCGGCGGGTGGCGATCGACGCGACCGTGCCGCACCGTCTGAGGGAGAGCGTCGTGCGCAGCTTCCCCGTCCCGGTGCGAGCGCACCGATGA
- a CDS encoding UbiX family flavin prenyltransferase: MRLVLGITGATGSIIGVRILRALRDLGVETHLVLSRWGRATLGMETDISPADLHRLADVVHGAGDHSAPISSGSFHTDGMIIAPCSMKTLAAVRGGYGDGLIARAADVTIKERRRLVLVPRELPVSEIHLDNMLGLARMGVVIAPPVPAFYTRPTTVEEIVTHIAARVLDQFGLELPGAVRWQGPPTSVNVPGFEAPHDPGTVNGVDAAARLSRPGP, encoded by the coding sequence ATGAGGCTGGTACTCGGCATCACAGGAGCCACCGGATCGATCATCGGCGTGCGCATCCTCCGCGCTCTCCGGGATCTCGGTGTGGAGACGCACCTGGTGCTCAGCCGGTGGGGCCGGGCCACGCTGGGGATGGAGACCGACATCTCCCCCGCCGACCTCCACCGTCTCGCCGACGTGGTGCACGGCGCCGGCGACCACTCCGCGCCGATATCCAGCGGCTCCTTCCACACCGACGGCATGATCATCGCGCCGTGCAGCATGAAGACCCTGGCCGCGGTCCGGGGCGGGTACGGCGATGGCCTCATCGCGCGAGCCGCGGACGTCACGATCAAGGAGCGCCGACGGCTCGTGCTCGTGCCGCGCGAACTCCCGGTCTCCGAGATACACCTCGACAACATGCTCGGGCTGGCCCGGATGGGCGTGGTCATAGCGCCCCCCGTGCCCGCCTTCTACACCAGGCCCACCACCGTCGAGGAGATCGTCACCCACATCGCGGCGAGGGTGCTCGACCAGTTCGGGCTCGAACTGCCGGGAGCGGTCCGCTGGCAGGGACCGCCGACGTCGGTGAACGTGCCCGGGTTCGAAGCGCCGCACGACCCCGGAACCGTCAACGGCGTGGACGCGGCGGCCCGGCTTTCCCGACCAGGGCCCTAG